One window from the genome of Eucalyptus grandis isolate ANBG69807.140 chromosome 7, ASM1654582v1, whole genome shotgun sequence encodes:
- the LOC120296155 gene encoding receptor-like protein EIX2, translating into MASYDGLVSTVLWAIFVIQVIEFSHSNASTNVSCIGAEREALLKFKHGLTDPSRRLSSWTGEECCKWEGVECNKKTGHVLKLDLHNPCIEEINIKVFVPSNKCMLGGNIVLSLTELKYLKYLDLSVNNFSTQKIPTFFASLQKLEYLNLSHASFNGNIPRQLSNLSKLQYLDLSINFAMGDLTSNDFDWVSKLSSLKYLHMSGVNLSKVKDWIGCINMLPSLQSLGLSFCGLQDISSSLQANFTSLRFLSIGANNLSSIPPWIYNSSKLEHIDLSNRYKFIFFDGIQGPFPTAIVENNQRLVFLDVSWNLIRGDFPKNLSSLCNLQLVRLEGNNLNGNISDILGDSLGCAQSKWKIFDVSDNNISGDMPNQFGDFKELEYLDLSSNLISGSIPANLMELSSLRTLGLHRNGFTGEIPNCLSNMPTIFVIDLSDNEFTGRLPPFGPQSPDLAMINLEKNRFVGGIPPQYCQLKYLKFLSLAQNYISGPIPNCFDGILSMANETKEYSDGIYVDVKVNTKGTSQIYGNTLRYFHSIDLSANMLDGQIPKEFTKLVRLQNLNLSQNKLSGYIPSNIGDLKNLESLDLSRNKLSGTIPPGISSIDFLSHLNLSFNRLSGPIPSGNHLHTVDDESVYRGNDRLCGAPLLNTCPGYEPPGSDGRDGDNFGGDKPSEGDLDIRNWFYAGLGPGFTVGFLGFCSVLHFKGSWRVSYFQAMDKAIEKFSMTTVITMLWFKRTFPRRKKELV; encoded by the coding sequence ATGGCGTCTTATGATGGCCTTGTGTCTACTGTCCTATGGGCAATCTTTGTCATTCAAGTAATTGAATTCAGTCATTCCAACGCTTCAACCAATGTAAGCTGTATTGGTGCGGAGAGGGAAGCTCTTCTAAAGTTCAAGCATGGTCTTACTGATCCTTCAAGACGCCTGTCGTCATGGACTGGAGAAGAATGTTGCAAGTGGGAAGGAGTTGAATGCAACAAGAAAACCGGCCATGTCCTGAAGCTTGATCTTCATAATCCATGTATAGAAGAGATCAATATTAAAGTCTTTGTACCTTCAAATAAGTGCATGCTGGGAGGTAACATAGTTCTTTCTTTAACTGAATTGAAGTATCTGAAATATCTAGACCTCAGTGTCAACAacttttcaacccaaaaaatcCCAACATTCTTTGCTTCTCTTCAAAAATTGGAGTATCTAAACCTTTCACATGCAAGCTTCAACGGAAATATTCCTAGGCAGCTCAGTAACCTTTCCAAATTACAGTACTTGGATCTCAGTATTAACTTCGCTATGGGTGATTTAACCTCGAACGACTTTGACTGGGTGTCGAAATTGTCTTCCTTGAAATATTTGCACATGTCCGGTGTTAACCTTTCTAAGGTCAAAGATTGGATTGGTTGCATTAACATGCTACCATCTTTGCAATCTTTGGGATTGAGCTTTTGTGGATTGCAAGATATATCTAGCTCTTTGCAAGCCAATTTCACATCTCTTAGATTTCTCAGTATCGGGGCCAATAATCTAAGTTCTATTCCCCCATGGATCTATAACAGTAGCAAGCTAGAACATATTGATTTGTCCAATCGGTATAAGTTTATATTTTTCGATGGCATCCAAGGGCCTTTTCCCACAGCAATCGTCGAGAATAATCAAAGGCTGGTCTTCTTGGACGTGTCTTGGAATTTAATACGAGgtgattttcccaaaaatttgaGTAGTCTTTGCAACTTGCAATTAGTACGATTAGAAGGTAACAACTTAAATGGGAATATCTCCGACATTTTAGGTGATTCACTTGGTTGCGCACAAAGTAAGTGGAAGATCTTTGATGTTTCCGATAATAATATTAGCGGCGACATGCCAAATCAATTTGGAGATTTCAAAGAATTAGAGTACCTTGATCTTTCTTCTAACTTGATTTCTGGTTCTATTCCTGCTAATTTGATGGAGCTATCGTCTCTAAGAACTCTTGGCCTACACAGGAATGGCTTTACTGGAGAAATCCCAAACTGTTTGTCAAATATGCCGACAATATTTGTCATTGATCTCAGCGACAATGAATTCACGGGTAGGTTACCGCCATTTGGGCCACAATCTCCAGATTTGGCAATGAtcaatttagagaaaaatcgcTTTGTTGGGGGTATTCCTCCCCAATATTGCCAACTTAAATATCTCAAATTCTTGAGCCTAGCACAGAATTACATTTCTGGACCCATTCCCAATTGTTTTGACGGGATCTTGTCTATGGCTAATGAGACTAAGGAATATTCGGATGGGATTTATGTCGATGTTAAGGTTAACACAAAGGGAACTAGCCAAATATATGGGAATACGCTTCGATACTTCCACTCAATCGATCTTTCAGCAAACATGTTGGATGGGCAAATACCAAAAGAGTTTACTAAGCTCGTCAGACTTCAAAATCTGAACCTCTCTCAGAATAAGTTGAGTGGATATATCCCCTCAAATATTGGTGACTTGAAAAACTTAGAATCTCTTGATCTTTCCAGAAACAAATTGTCAGGTACCATCCCTCCGGGCATATCTAGCATCGACTTCCTTAGTCATCTCAATCTGTCCTTCAATAGACTCTCTGGCCCTATTCCGTCTGGCAATCATCTACACACCGTGGACGATGAATCGGTTTATCGCGGCAATGACAGGCTTTGTGGAGCTCCTCTTCTGAATACTTGTCCTGGATACGAGCCACCTGGTAGTGATGGGCGCGACGGTGATAATTTCGGAGGAGATAAGCCTAGCGAAGGTGATTTGGATATCCGCAATTGGTTCTATGCGGGATTGGGACCTGGCTTTACGGTGGGATTTCTAGGATTCTGTAGTGTCTTGCACTTCAAGGGATCTTGGAGGGTCTCTTACTTCCAAGCGATGGATAAGGCCATTGAGAAATTTTCAATGACAACAGTGATCACCATGCTTTGGTTCAAGAGAACATTCCCACGACGTAAAAAGGAGCTTGTATAG